In a genomic window of Nocardiopsis mwathae:
- a CDS encoding anti-sigma factor antagonist, giving the protein MELKISSQSRADYAVVAVSGEIDLYTAPQLHSELVDALDDGARRLIIDMSRVEFCDSTGMNVLLSAMKRAREKEGDLELVAPKPAVMKILEVTGLNAVFTLKDSTDSLPITAGTNAAK; this is encoded by the coding sequence GTGGAGTTGAAGATCTCAAGTCAGTCTCGCGCCGATTACGCGGTTGTCGCCGTGTCCGGCGAGATTGATCTTTACACGGCACCGCAGCTGCACAGCGAGCTGGTCGACGCGCTCGACGACGGGGCACGCCGCCTCATCATCGACATGTCGCGGGTGGAGTTCTGCGATTCCACCGGGATGAACGTCCTGCTGTCGGCGATGAAGCGCGCACGCGAGAAGGAGGGCGACCTCGAACTCGTCGCGCCCAAGCCGGCGGTCATGAAGATCCTTGAGGTCACCGGCCTGAACGCCGTCTTCACCCTCAAGGACTCGACCGACTCCCTTCCGATCACCGCCGGCACCAACGCGGCCAAGTAG
- a CDS encoding ATP-binding protein produces MSRAVLLPHAPSSVSTARRRLCSDLHDAGFDSARVNDAALVLSELLSNALRHAAPLPEPFPPDCVEASWGVGADSGDGWLEIAVTDGGAATLPRVARPSRSALGGRGLEIVQHIAAKWGTEVDGGVTTVWAVLEVAVDALEPCARAEGAGSAAVPQGVGEPQTARA; encoded by the coding sequence GTGTCGAGGGCCGTACTGCTGCCACACGCGCCGTCGAGCGTGAGCACCGCGCGCCGACGCCTGTGTTCCGACCTGCACGACGCGGGGTTCGACTCGGCGCGGGTGAACGACGCCGCGCTCGTCCTGAGCGAGTTACTCAGCAACGCCCTGCGGCACGCCGCCCCGCTGCCCGAGCCGTTCCCCCCTGATTGCGTCGAGGCGTCATGGGGTGTGGGTGCCGACAGCGGCGACGGCTGGCTGGAGATCGCGGTGACCGACGGCGGGGCGGCCACCCTGCCGCGCGTCGCGCGGCCGTCGAGGTCGGCGCTGGGCGGTCGGGGCCTGGAGATCGTGCAGCACATCGCCGCCAAGTGGGGGACCGAGGTCGACGGCGGGGTGACCACGGTGTGGGCGGTGCTGGAGGTCGCCGTGGACGCGCTGGAGCCGTGCGCGCGGGCGGAGGGGGCCGGGAGTGCGGCCGTGCCGCAGGGGGTCGGCGAGCCGCAGACCGCGAGGGCATGA
- a CDS encoding PAS domain S-box protein: MAHDRAPLSADAVLAFSADAIVAVDTEFRVVLWNPAAERMFGWSAEEIAGSAPPIIPDELLAEQHAVLERVRTGGPLSIVTRRQRRDGTVIDVRIDTSCLFDDAGEATGWVTVLHPYQSTSAAADDAVQAHMTERARLVRRLTDVVADINAELDLSAVLDRIAHSLTELTGADAGGFVLIEDDRLHLVSLTQLSDHLRGYTAPLESSLFGELLRSGKTVLLATNETRSLDDLIWADLEGLHTIALGVSNVQGRPYGALYALYSRRKVGHLELELLELLAAHAGSALANAMAYQEMVRQRAYEHAVVDSSADGIAVLDRDGRVRKWNRSAAELTGYAATDVIGRLPPFPLPVSVDGQIKHRLDNGRWLEILVTDIPATAERVVDFRDITEAKELEEQKDLFLATAGHELRTPITVIQGLAGTLVQRWGRLDEGARRNAVDTIAERARTLAELVENLLLGSHAGNGDLRVHRAPFDPARLLRANAEAFAGYSDRHTLLLELPDDLPAVSGDPMATEVIVDHLLENAFKYSPDGGRVSLRAQAEDGRLVVTVEDEGIGIAPGDEERVFGRFAQGEAGDRRRFGGIGLGLYIVRRLARAQGGDVTAHARERGTRMRFTLQSADGPIADLPAETADPAR; this comes from the coding sequence GTGGCCCACGATCGAGCTCCCCTCAGCGCCGACGCGGTGCTGGCGTTCTCGGCCGACGCGATCGTCGCCGTGGACACCGAGTTCCGTGTCGTGCTGTGGAATCCGGCAGCCGAGCGGATGTTCGGGTGGTCGGCCGAGGAGATCGCCGGGAGCGCGCCACCGATCATCCCCGACGAACTGCTCGCCGAGCAGCACGCGGTGCTGGAGCGGGTGCGCACCGGCGGCCCGCTGTCGATCGTGACCAGGCGGCAGCGCCGCGACGGCACCGTCATCGACGTCCGGATCGACACCAGCTGCCTGTTCGACGACGCCGGCGAGGCCACCGGCTGGGTCACCGTCCTGCACCCCTACCAGAGCACGTCGGCCGCCGCCGACGACGCCGTCCAGGCGCACATGACCGAGCGGGCGCGCCTGGTGCGCCGCCTCACCGACGTCGTCGCCGACATCAACGCCGAACTCGACCTGAGCGCGGTGCTCGACCGCATCGCGCACAGCCTCACCGAGCTGACCGGAGCCGACGCCGGGGGCTTCGTCCTCATCGAGGACGACCGGCTGCACCTGGTCAGCCTCACCCAGCTCTCCGACCACCTGCGCGGGTACACCGCGCCCCTGGAGTCCAGCCTCTTCGGTGAGCTGCTGCGCAGTGGGAAGACCGTGCTGCTGGCCACCAACGAGACCCGCAGCCTGGACGACCTCATCTGGGCCGACCTGGAGGGTCTGCACACCATCGCCCTGGGCGTGTCCAACGTGCAGGGGCGCCCGTACGGGGCGCTGTACGCGCTCTACAGCCGCCGCAAGGTCGGCCACCTCGAACTGGAGCTGCTGGAACTGCTGGCCGCCCACGCCGGCAGCGCGCTCGCCAACGCCATGGCCTACCAGGAGATGGTGCGGCAGCGCGCCTACGAGCACGCCGTCGTCGACTCCAGCGCCGACGGCATCGCCGTGCTGGACCGCGACGGACGGGTGCGCAAGTGGAACCGGTCGGCGGCCGAGCTGACCGGGTACGCGGCGACCGACGTCATCGGGAGGCTGCCCCCGTTCCCGCTCCCGGTGTCCGTGGACGGTCAGATCAAGCACAGGCTCGACAACGGGCGCTGGCTGGAGATCCTGGTGACCGACATCCCCGCCACCGCCGAGCGGGTGGTGGACTTCCGCGACATCACCGAAGCCAAGGAGCTGGAGGAGCAGAAGGACCTGTTCCTGGCGACGGCCGGGCACGAGCTGCGCACCCCGATCACCGTCATCCAGGGGCTCGCCGGGACGCTGGTCCAGCGGTGGGGGAGGCTGGACGAGGGGGCGCGGCGCAACGCCGTCGACACCATCGCCGAGCGCGCCCGGACCCTGGCCGAGCTGGTGGAGAACCTGCTGCTGGGTTCGCACGCGGGCAACGGCGACCTGCGGGTGCATCGTGCCCCGTTCGACCCGGCGCGGCTGCTGCGGGCCAACGCCGAGGCGTTCGCGGGCTACTCCGACCGCCACACCCTCCTCCTGGAGCTGCCCGACGACCTCCCCGCGGTGTCCGGGGACCCCATGGCCACCGAGGTGATCGTCGACCATCTGCTGGAGAACGCGTTCAAGTACTCGCCCGACGGCGGCCGGGTGAGCCTGCGCGCACAGGCGGAGGACGGGCGGCTCGTCGTCACCGTCGAGGATGAGGGGATCGGGATCGCCCCCGGGGACGAGGAGCGCGTCTTCGGCCGGTTCGCCCAGGGCGAGGCCGGGGACCGCCGCAGGTTCGGCGGTATCGGACTGGGGCTCTACATCGTGCGCCGCCTGGCCCGTGCCCAGGGCGGCGACGTCACCGCCCACGCACGGGAGCGTGGCACGAGAATGAGATTTACATTACAGTCGGCTGACGGCCCGATTGCCGACCTGCCTGCGGAGACGGCGGATCCGGCGCGATGA
- a CDS encoding rhodanese-like domain-containing protein: MFESNVPVVEVGSVPDDGYVLDVREPDEWNAGHAPQAVHIPLGELAQRADEVPRDRQVYVVCRVGGRSAQAVRALNEAGWQAANVAGGMQAWALSRRAMVSEGGGQPQVV; this comes from the coding sequence GTGTTCGAATCCAACGTGCCGGTCGTCGAAGTCGGTTCGGTCCCGGACGACGGCTACGTGCTCGACGTCCGGGAACCCGATGAGTGGAACGCGGGGCACGCGCCGCAGGCCGTGCACATCCCGCTCGGTGAGCTCGCCCAGCGGGCGGACGAAGTGCCCCGGGACCGCCAGGTCTATGTCGTGTGCCGGGTCGGCGGCCGCTCCGCGCAGGCGGTGCGGGCCCTCAACGAGGCGGGCTGGCAGGCGGCCAACGTCGCCGGAGGGATGCAGGCGTGGGCGTTGTCGCGCCGCGCCATGGTCAGCGAGGGCGGCGGGCAGCCGCAGGTCGTCTGA
- a CDS encoding SSI family serine proteinase inhibitor, whose product MHTRTVLARLAPLAAIGVLVAGCGGDATPVTPAPDTATENGAEGAGTELTIEITYEEGSELTPEDAAPREWTLTCSPAGGDHPDPEQACADLEKAGGPEAFAEVPDDQVCTHIYGGPEIAAVSGHVDGTEIDTVFNRSGGCEIARYDDMGAVLEPGT is encoded by the coding sequence ATGCACACACGCACCGTGCTGGCACGTCTCGCGCCGCTCGCGGCCATCGGCGTCCTGGTCGCGGGCTGCGGCGGCGATGCCACCCCGGTCACGCCCGCACCGGACACCGCGACCGAGAACGGCGCCGAGGGCGCCGGCACCGAACTGACGATCGAGATCACCTACGAGGAGGGGTCGGAGCTGACCCCCGAGGACGCCGCACCCCGCGAGTGGACGCTCACGTGTTCACCCGCGGGCGGCGACCATCCCGACCCGGAACAGGCCTGCGCCGACCTGGAGAAGGCCGGTGGCCCGGAGGCCTTCGCGGAGGTCCCGGACGACCAGGTGTGCACGCACATCTACGGCGGTCCGGAAATCGCCGCGGTGAGCGGGCACGTCGACGGGACCGAAATCGACACCGTGTTCAACAGGTCCGGCGGGTGCGAGATCGCCCGCTACGACGACATGGGCGCCGTCCTGGAACCCGGCACCTGA
- a CDS encoding TenA family protein yields the protein MVAEQLRHPTVAGIARGDLDERVFASWLEQDYLYLLDYVRVFARLAWQAPQPRVGDLVDLAHSTLHDELDLHRSLALEFGADLQGAVKGPACAAYTSWLLDAAADYTDGLAALYPCMWGYSTLGALLADAEPADARYRRWIDTYADPGFAELTRRCAEMLDEAEPEPRRARRLFTEGMRHELAFWDVP from the coding sequence ATGGTGGCCGAGCAGCTGCGCCATCCGACCGTCGCCGGTATCGCCCGCGGCGACCTCGACGAGCGGGTGTTCGCGTCCTGGCTGGAACAGGACTATCTCTACCTGCTCGACTACGTGCGGGTGTTCGCCCGGCTGGCCTGGCAGGCGCCCCAGCCGCGCGTCGGCGACCTGGTCGATCTGGCGCACTCCACCCTGCACGATGAGCTCGACCTGCACCGCTCGCTCGCCCTGGAGTTCGGGGCCGACCTCCAGGGGGCGGTCAAGGGGCCGGCCTGCGCCGCCTACACCTCCTGGCTGCTGGACGCGGCGGCCGACTACACCGACGGGCTGGCGGCGCTGTACCCGTGCATGTGGGGGTACTCGACACTGGGCGCGCTGCTGGCCGACGCCGAGCCCGCCGACGCCCGGTACCGGCGCTGGATCGACACCTACGCCGACCCCGGCTTCGCCGAGCTCACCCGCAGGTGTGCGGAGATGCTCGACGAAGCCGAGCCGGAGCCGCGGCGCGCGCGGCGGCTCTTCACCGAGGGCATGCGCCACGAGCTCGCCTTCTGGGACGTCCCCTGA
- a CDS encoding FhaA domain-containing protein produces the protein MGVLQRFERRLGGMIEGTFARAFKSKLEPVEIASAVQREMDERAAIVAQGRTLVPNDFVVELSGEDKEHMEALADTIGQELAKLARDYATEQGYSFVGPVRVHFKSDETLQMGRFRIRSGVIRGSTVESGEIRQPVSDHPRGGQQVQGQPRLLISPGSGALEDSPAGQGMQQSFELNTQVTLLGRGTDCDLRLVDNGVSRHHAEIRVEDDDAVLVDLGSTNGTFVNGQQVKRARLVDGTRISLGRTTMTFRRD, from the coding sequence GTGGGAGTGCTCCAACGCTTCGAGCGCAGGCTTGGCGGCATGATCGAAGGCACCTTCGCGCGAGCCTTCAAGTCCAAGCTCGAACCAGTGGAGATCGCCAGCGCCGTCCAGCGCGAGATGGACGAGCGGGCGGCCATCGTGGCCCAAGGCCGGACCCTGGTTCCCAACGACTTCGTCGTCGAGCTGTCGGGCGAGGACAAGGAGCACATGGAGGCCCTCGCCGACACCATCGGCCAGGAGCTGGCCAAGCTCGCCCGCGACTATGCCACGGAGCAGGGGTACTCCTTCGTCGGCCCGGTACGCGTGCACTTCAAGTCCGACGAGACCCTGCAGATGGGCCGGTTCCGAATCCGTTCCGGTGTCATCCGCGGGTCCACGGTCGAGAGCGGCGAGATCCGCCAGCCGGTGAGCGACCACCCCCGCGGCGGGCAGCAGGTGCAGGGCCAACCGCGGCTGCTGATCTCCCCCGGCAGCGGCGCGCTGGAGGACAGCCCGGCCGGCCAGGGCATGCAGCAGTCGTTCGAGCTCAACACCCAGGTGACCCTGCTGGGCCGGGGCACCGACTGCGACCTGAGGCTGGTGGACAACGGTGTCTCCCGGCACCACGCGGAGATCCGTGTCGAGGACGACGACGCCGTCCTCGTGGACCTCGGCTCGACCAACGGCACGTTCGTCAACGGGCAGCAGGTCAAGCGGGCCCGGTTGGTGGACGGCACGCGCATCAGCCTCGGCCGGACGACCATGACCTTCCGCCGGGACTGA
- a CDS encoding FHA domain-containing protein FhaB/FipA, with the protein MSELTLMLIKILFLGVLWLFVIMAVGVIRTDLFGPSKSKDKRPKKAPQRKPSLPRGRRNEPRALVVTKGPLTGTTLNLASQPITIGRAGDSTLVINDDYTSGRHARIFTENGRWFVEDLNSTNGTFIGQERLTRPQPITVGQPIRIGKTVLELRK; encoded by the coding sequence ATGTCCGAATTGACCCTCATGCTGATCAAGATCCTGTTCCTCGGGGTGCTGTGGCTGTTCGTGATCATGGCGGTCGGCGTCATCCGCACCGACCTCTTCGGTCCCTCGAAGTCCAAGGACAAGCGCCCGAAGAAGGCCCCGCAGCGCAAACCCTCACTGCCGCGCGGGCGGCGTAACGAGCCGCGCGCCCTCGTCGTCACCAAGGGCCCCCTCACCGGAACCACCCTCAACCTCGCCTCCCAACCGATCACCATCGGCCGTGCCGGCGACTCCACCCTCGTCATCAACGATGACTACACCTCCGGCCGCCACGCGCGTATCTTCACCGAGAACGGCCGCTGGTTCGTCGAGGACCTCAACTCGACGAACGGCACCTTCATCGGCCAGGAGCGCCTGACCCGTCCCCAGCCCATTACGGTGGGACAGCCCATCCGCATCGGCAAGACCGTCCTGGAACTGCGCAAATGA
- a CDS encoding Stp1/IreP family PP2C-type Ser/Thr phosphatase yields MTIALRYAAYSDVGCLREGNEDSAYAGPYILAVADGMGGHAGGEIASSIAISTLMALDDDVPPADEMASSLQQAVDLANSTLAQRVREEPRLENMGTTLTAMLWSGARVALIHVGDSRAYLLRDGEFGQITHDHTLVQTLVDEGKITEEEVATHPQRSLLLRALDGRSQVDPDISISEARVGDRYLLCSDGLSGVVSKETLHETLTSETNPDAAARRLIDLANRGGGPDNITAVVADVIDTATDPRGPTQEPAVVGAADQRREPVMTPDTPAGRAQGLNNRSGDTAEMTRPPEFAASGDDSEPERRTRRWWPMVAAFLAVSALVAGAGYYYGSNYINNQYFIGPTADSKHVAIFQGINEDIAGYSLADQVQDTEIPLDRLPESERNAVTNTIPMGDRAAADERVEELRAKAQDCERDPESCGLPAAASEADAADTSEATETAETADPAGGSDDRGAEANLPQGGTGGAGNPGEPATGGRDE; encoded by the coding sequence ATGACAATCGCTCTCCGCTACGCCGCGTACTCCGACGTGGGATGCCTCCGCGAAGGCAACGAGGACTCCGCCTACGCCGGCCCCTACATCCTCGCGGTCGCCGACGGCATGGGCGGGCACGCCGGCGGCGAGATCGCCAGCTCGATCGCGATCTCGACGCTCATGGCGCTCGACGACGACGTCCCACCGGCCGACGAGATGGCCTCCTCCCTCCAGCAGGCGGTCGACCTGGCCAACTCCACCCTCGCCCAGCGCGTCCGCGAGGAGCCCCGGCTGGAGAACATGGGGACGACGCTGACCGCCATGCTGTGGTCCGGCGCACGCGTGGCCCTGATCCACGTCGGTGACTCCCGTGCCTACCTCCTGCGCGACGGCGAGTTCGGCCAGATCACCCACGACCACACCCTGGTGCAGACCCTTGTCGACGAGGGCAAGATCACCGAGGAGGAGGTCGCCACCCACCCCCAGCGGTCCCTGCTGCTGCGCGCGCTCGACGGCCGCAGCCAGGTCGACCCGGACATCTCCATCAGCGAGGCGCGGGTGGGCGACCGCTACCTGCTGTGCTCCGACGGCCTGTCCGGTGTCGTCAGCAAGGAGACCCTGCACGAGACCCTCACCTCGGAGACCAACCCGGACGCCGCGGCGCGGCGGCTGATCGACCTCGCCAACCGGGGCGGCGGGCCCGACAACATCACGGCCGTCGTCGCCGACGTCATCGACACCGCCACCGACCCGCGCGGCCCGACCCAGGAGCCGGCCGTCGTCGGCGCCGCCGACCAGCGGCGCGAGCCCGTCATGACCCCCGACACCCCGGCAGGGCGCGCCCAGGGGCTCAACAACCGCAGCGGCGACACCGCCGAGATGACCCGGCCGCCGGAGTTCGCCGCTTCCGGCGACGACTCCGAGCCCGAGCGGCGCACCCGCCGCTGGTGGCCGATGGTCGCCGCGTTCCTGGCGGTCTCCGCCCTCGTCGCCGGGGCCGGCTACTACTACGGCTCCAACTACATCAACAACCAGTACTTCATCGGCCCCACCGCCGACAGCAAGCACGTCGCGATCTTCCAGGGGATCAACGAGGACATCGCCGGATACAGCCTGGCCGACCAGGTCCAGGACACCGAGATCCCGCTGGACCGGCTCCCCGAGAGCGAGCGCAACGCGGTCACCAACACCATCCCGATGGGTGACCGGGCCGCGGCCGACGAGCGCGTCGAGGAGCTGCGCGCCAAGGCGCAGGACTGCGAGCGGGACCCGGAGTCCTGCGGGCTGCCGGCCGCGGCGTCCGAGGCCGACGCCGCCGACACGTCCGAGGCCACCGAGACGGCCGAGACGGCCGACCCGGCCGGCGGCTCCGATGACAGGGGCGCCGAGGCGAACCTCCCGCAGGGCGGCACCGGCGGTGCCGGCAACCCGGGCGAGCCCGCCACCGGGGGGCGCGATGAGTGA
- a CDS encoding FtsW/RodA/SpoVE family cell cycle protein — protein MSEPTTALPPVKRRNAELVMTLFAIGITLFAMIATGLTRNGEVPPDLMLYGALFGGLAILAHVFIRFFAPWSDPLLLPLAVLLNGLGIAMLYRLFESTGDTDHGSASSQLMLTAISLVVFAGVVYFLKEPRTLQRYPYLFGLASIFLLLLPLIPGLGMTVLGARRWINVGFTTLQPSEFAQITLVIFLAGYLVSKRDVLSLASKQIKIGPLKILDVPRMRDMAPMAAMWGLCIIVLVILMNDLGTSLLLYGTFLAMIYVATHRSSWIIIGLTAFFGACAALYPFVSHFRVRMVTWLDAFNPEVFCTDAVRSNPEAYCMIPGNGNSQQLVQGLFAMAEGGVTGQGMGGGKPGFVPEVYNDFIITAFGEELGLAGLMVMFMALALLAQRGLRIALASKELFIKMLASGLAFVIAFQSFIVIAGVTRITPMTGAALPFIAKGGSALLSSWIMLALLVRMSNNARKPAPQAIQDEGMTQVISR, from the coding sequence ATGAGTGAGCCGACCACCGCGCTGCCGCCGGTCAAGCGGCGCAACGCGGAACTCGTGATGACGCTGTTCGCCATCGGCATCACCCTGTTCGCGATGATCGCGACGGGCCTGACGCGCAACGGCGAGGTCCCGCCCGACCTCATGCTCTACGGGGCGCTCTTCGGCGGGCTGGCGATCCTCGCGCACGTCTTCATCCGCTTCTTCGCGCCGTGGTCCGACCCGCTGCTGCTGCCGCTGGCCGTCCTGCTCAACGGCCTGGGCATCGCGATGCTCTACCGGCTGTTCGAGTCCACGGGCGACACCGACCACGGCAGCGCGTCGAGTCAGCTGATGCTGACGGCGATCAGCCTGGTGGTGTTCGCGGGTGTCGTGTACTTCCTGAAGGAGCCGCGCACGCTGCAGCGGTACCCCTACCTCTTCGGGCTCGCCTCGATCTTCCTGCTGCTGCTCCCGCTGATCCCCGGCCTGGGCATGACCGTCCTGGGCGCCCGGCGCTGGATCAACGTCGGCTTCACCACACTGCAGCCGTCCGAGTTCGCGCAGATCACCCTGGTGATCTTCCTGGCCGGCTACCTCGTCAGCAAGCGCGATGTGCTCTCCCTGGCCAGCAAGCAGATCAAGATCGGCCCGCTCAAGATCCTCGACGTACCGCGGATGCGCGACATGGCGCCCATGGCCGCCATGTGGGGCCTGTGCATCATCGTGCTGGTCATCCTGATGAACGACCTGGGCACGTCGCTGCTGCTGTACGGCACCTTCCTGGCGATGATCTACGTTGCGACGCACCGGTCGTCCTGGATCATCATCGGGCTGACCGCGTTCTTCGGCGCCTGCGCCGCGCTCTACCCGTTCGTCTCGCACTTCCGGGTGCGCATGGTGACCTGGCTGGATGCGTTCAACCCCGAGGTGTTCTGCACGGACGCGGTCCGGTCGAACCCCGAGGCCTACTGCATGATCCCGGGAAACGGCAACAGCCAGCAGCTGGTGCAGGGCCTGTTCGCGATGGCCGAGGGCGGTGTCACCGGGCAGGGGATGGGCGGCGGCAAGCCGGGCTTCGTCCCCGAGGTCTACAACGACTTCATCATCACCGCCTTCGGTGAGGAGCTCGGCCTGGCCGGGCTGATGGTCATGTTCATGGCACTGGCCCTGCTGGCGCAGCGGGGACTGCGGATCGCGCTGGCCTCCAAGGAGCTCTTCATCAAGATGCTGGCCTCGGGCCTGGCATTCGTGATCGCCTTCCAGAGCTTCATCGTCATCGCGGGCGTCACCCGGATCACCCCGATGACCGGCGCCGCCCTGCCGTTCATCGCCAAGGGCGGCTCCGCCCTGCTGTCGAGCTGGATCATGCTCGCGCTGCTGGTGCGGATGAGCAACAACGCGCGCAAGCCGGCCCCGCAGGCCATCCAGGACGAAGGCATGACGCAGGTGATCTCCCGATGA
- a CDS encoding peptidoglycan D,D-transpeptidase FtsI family protein, whose amino-acid sequence MNTPIRRLAVFVLALFGVLMLNATWLQLFHADALRTHEFNGRQFADRLKEPRGTIFAANETKVAESEPVGGDSDNLQREYPGGPLYAHVVGTFSPTGATGIEEAQNALLTGDDDRLAVRNFVDTLTGNEREGASVELTIDPKVQEAALEGLSALGKNGAAVALDPKTGAVLASVSVPTFDPNEVTSVTDPEDSLKKWNELEQDSDKPLLNRAFNERYPPGSTFKVVTAAAALEDGATPESTKDAPASLDLGAPLPNAWGGPCNGGQPDSLAHSIEQSCNTSMANWAIDLGGQKLSDQATAFGFNSGKVQTPLEAVESLSPAETDRNTLGRAGIGQGNNEATPLQMAMVAAGIANKGEVMKPYLVESVKDSDASVVESAQQEKLSTAVSAKTAQELTDMMVLVTEGQDASAPGAQIPGVQVAGKTGTAEVGDGSTHNWFISFAPANDPKIAVAVVVERGNDSGGRAAAPVAKKMMEAVINE is encoded by the coding sequence ATGAACACGCCCATCCGACGCCTCGCCGTCTTCGTTCTCGCACTGTTCGGCGTGCTGATGCTGAACGCCACCTGGCTGCAGCTGTTCCACGCCGACGCGCTGCGCACCCACGAGTTCAACGGCAGACAGTTCGCCGACCGGCTCAAGGAGCCGCGCGGCACGATCTTCGCCGCCAACGAGACCAAGGTCGCCGAGTCCGAGCCGGTCGGAGGCGACAGCGACAACCTGCAGCGCGAGTACCCCGGGGGTCCGCTGTACGCCCACGTCGTGGGCACGTTCAGCCCCACCGGCGCCACCGGCATCGAGGAGGCGCAGAACGCCCTGCTCACCGGCGACGACGACCGGCTCGCGGTGCGGAACTTCGTCGACACGCTCACCGGCAACGAGCGCGAGGGCGCCAGCGTCGAGCTGACCATCGACCCCAAGGTGCAGGAGGCCGCGCTGGAGGGGCTGAGCGCGCTCGGCAAGAACGGCGCCGCGGTCGCGCTCGACCCGAAGACCGGTGCCGTCCTCGCCTCGGTCAGCGTCCCCACGTTCGACCCCAACGAGGTCACCAGCGTCACCGACCCCGAGGACTCCCTGAAGAAGTGGAACGAGCTGGAGCAGGACAGCGACAAGCCGCTGCTCAACCGCGCGTTCAACGAGCGCTACCCGCCGGGCTCGACGTTCAAGGTGGTCACCGCGGCCGCCGCCCTGGAGGACGGGGCCACCCCGGAGTCCACCAAGGACGCCCCCGCCTCGCTCGACCTGGGTGCCCCGCTGCCCAACGCGTGGGGCGGGCCGTGCAACGGGGGGCAGCCTGACTCGCTCGCGCACTCCATCGAGCAGTCCTGCAACACCTCCATGGCGAACTGGGCGATCGATCTGGGCGGCCAGAAGCTGTCCGACCAGGCCACGGCGTTCGGATTCAACAGCGGCAAGGTGCAGACGCCGCTGGAGGCCGTCGAGAGCCTGTCCCCCGCAGAGACCGACCGCAACACCCTTGGCCGCGCAGGCATCGGCCAGGGCAACAACGAGGCGACCCCGCTGCAGATGGCCATGGTCGCCGCCGGCATCGCCAATAAGGGTGAGGTCATGAAGCCCTACCTGGTGGAGTCGGTCAAGGATTCCGACGCGTCCGTCGTCGAGTCGGCCCAGCAGGAGAAGTTGTCCACCGCCGTCAGCGCCAAGACCGCCCAGGAGCTGACCGACATGATGGTCCTGGTCACCGAGGGCCAGGACGCATCCGCCCCGGGCGCGCAGATCCCGGGGGTGCAGGTGGCCGGCAAGACCGGTACGGCCGAGGTCGGCGACGGATCCACGCACAACTGGTTCATCTCCTTCGCCCCCGCGAACGATCCCAAGATCGCCGTCGCGGTCGTCGTGGAGCGGGGCAACGACAGCGGTGGCCGGGCCGCCGCTCCCGTCGCGAAGAAGATGATGGAAGCGGTGATCAACGAGTGA